Below is a genomic region from Aminiphilus circumscriptus DSM 16581.
GAGGAATGTTGAGAACTGTGTTCGCCATTGAGTCATGCAAGAGGAAGTTGCGTTGTGTGCGTCACGTTGTGCAAAAAGGTTTTTAGGGCCGCCAGCGGCCGCCAGCGGCGATGAGCCGCACTTTTTCAGGAGTTCTTTTTTTTTGTTTGATCAACAAATCTGTGTTGAGGTAGCGACTGGATTTCAGCATTTCAGCCATACCTCGTGGATTTTGACGCACAGTACCCGTACGTGTCGCTTGTCCTCCCGGTTGCTGCCGATGGGGAAATCTGTATCGTCCGGAAACGTCCCGCTCCGCTCTTAGAGGGTTCCTCGTAGCGGACGTCTGAATTCTGTACAATGCCCGTCCGTTGTCTTTTCGACGGAGAAAAAACGGTCTCCCGAAAATCGGCGCAGCACTTTCCACCTTCGACCGTTGCCTTTCCAACCCTTTGGAAATCTCTGAATAAGGCTGCGTCAGCCCCGCAGGGCGCCTCGCAGAGCCTGATGCGATCCGAGTCAAGGGAAAGCGAAAGGTTTTTATTCAGGGCTTCCTTTGGATTTACCCCAATGCCACGCCTAGAGAACGTCATGGTCTTTTCTGTAAAGATGAGAACACCTGTTACGAAGGAGGAACGAGCATGAAACACATCGGCCTCATCGCCCACGACGAATGTAAATCCGATCTTTTGAAATGGGTGGGGAAACACCTGACGGCCCTCGAACCGCACCATCTTTTCGCCACGGGAACCACCGGCGGGTTACTCACGGAGACCTATCCGAACCTCCTCGTCTCCCGTTTCCGCAGCGGCCCGCTTGGAGGAGACCAGCAAATGGGCTCGGCCATCGCCGAAAAGACCATCGACCTGCTTATTTTCTTCATCGATCCTCTGGGAACGCATCCCCACGATGTGGACATCAAGGCGCTTTTGCGCCTGGCGGTTCTCTACGACGTGCCCTCGGCCTTCAACGAGGCCACGGCGGACTTCCTCGTGTCAAGTCCGCATTTTCAGGGCCCCTACGAACCACACGAAAGGGACCATGGCAAATATCTGGCCCGCTTCGCCGCGAAAAATCGGACCTCTCAGTGACGGACAACCGCCTCTTCGGGACACTTGCCCAGGGGCATTCCGCCACCAGCCGTCCCCGTTTTCTTCCGCCCCAGAAGAACCAGGGCCACACCCACAAGGATGACGCCCATGGCGGCCAGGTGGTGGAGCGTTACGGTCTCGCCCAGCAGCCACCAACCGAGGAAAGAGGCGATGACGGGATTCGTGAAGGCATAACTGGTCGCCACGGAGGCGCGGGTGGTACGCAGCAGATAGAGATAGACGGAAAACCCCACGATGGATCCCAGCGTCACCAGGTGCAGCGCCCCGAGAATTGCCGCGGGCGGCAGGGGCCAGACCGGGCGTTCTCCCAGGAGCATGCCCACGGCAAAAACTTGCACTCCTCCCACGATCATCTGTACCGCCGAGCCGAGAGGGCGATGAAACGCCGGCAGGACACGGTTGAAGGATGAACCGATGCCCCATGTGGCCGCCGCGGCGAGCAGAAAGAGACTTCCCGTGAGATTGCCCCGAAGCCCCTGGTCGAGATGGAGGAACACCACCCCAGCCACACCTACGGCCATGCCCAGAAGTTCCGTCCGTCCCGGCATGGTCCGTTCCAACAGAGAACTTGCCAGCACCGCCCAGAGAGGCACCGTGGAGACCACCGTGGCAGTCATGGCGGAGGAGACCGTGAGCTGTCCCACGGTAGTAAAGCCGGACCCGCAGATGAAGAGCAGAATTCCCACCCAGAACGCCTGCCTCCACTCCCTTGACGTCATGGGAGGCTCGCCGCGGAAACGCAGCCATGCGTAGAGGATCACGCCGGCGACGAAGAAGCGTACCGCGTTGGCCAGAAAAGGCGGAAACCCCTCCAGGGCGAGGCGGTTCGCCAGGAAGATGGAACCCCAGCAGAGATAGAGGGTCACCAGGGCGGCCCAGGTCTTGAGAGAGAAGGAATCCTGTCGCGTTCTGCCGGATGACATGCGGAAAACACTCCTTTTGACGGATCGATGCGGGATGGACTGCCCGAGAGGAAGTCTACCACGAATCCGCCCCCCGAAGCGCAAACCCATTTCCTCAAAAGGGGCTTGAAGTGTCACGTCAAACGCAACGGAAATGGAGCCAGCTCCCGACAGACGGCCGCCAAACACCATGAAAACCCTTTTACACAACTTGACGCACACAACTTTTATTCAGGGCTTCCCTAAAAAGGGAACATCATGAAACGCGGCGGGCCAGAGCGCTTCCGTGCGGCTCCGGCCCGTTCGTCCTGCTTCGATTTTTTTCGATGCTCTCAGTCCACGATGAGGAGCTTCACGCCCTCCTCCGTGGAGGAACGGTGGGGCTCCGCTCCGTCCGCCACGAGGTAGCACATGCCCGGCGTCAGCTCGTACTTTCTGCCGTCCTTGAGCTCCGACGTGAAGGAGCCCTCCAGAACGTACACCACGTGTCCCTTCTCGCACCAGTGGTCCGCCAGATAGCCCGGCGGATAGACGACGATGCGCACCCGCACGTTCCCCTGTTTCACCACTTTCCAGAGGGCGTTGCCGCCGATGCCGCTGTGCTCCTCCGCGGGCAGGCTCTCCAGATCCACCGTCTGAAACGGAATGTCCCTCAGCTCCATGAACGCCTCTTCTCCTTTCCAACCCAACCTTCCGGCGCATTGCTCCGCCGGTCCGGCGGTGTGGCCGCGACGAAGAAGGGGAACGTCAACGGCCGCACGCGTCTTCTCTCTCGGTCGCGCGGAGATCCGCAGTGTTCGCGGCTCCTCGTCCGCGCCGCCTCAGTTGCCGTCGCCCCGGAAGAGGCCGCCGATATTGGGAAGAACGGATCCCTCGTCCTTGCCGCCCGAGCCCAAAAGCATTCGCGAGGCGAGCCGGGAGAAGGGCAGGGACTGGAGCCACACCTTGCCGGGTCCCTGGAGATGGGCGAAGAAAAGCCCCTCGCCGCCGAAGAGGGCAGTCTTGATGTTCCCCGCCTGGCGCACGTTGAACTGCACCGAGGGGGCGAAGGCCACCACGCACCCCGTGTCCACGTCGAGGGCCTCGCCGGGAGCGAGTTCGCGCTCCATCAGGGTGCCGCCGGCGTGGACGAAGACCATGCCGTCCCCGTCGAGACGCTGCATGATGAACCCCTCGCCGCCGAAGAGCCCCGTGAGGATCTTCTTCTGAAGATAGATGCCCACGGCGACGCCCTTGGCGGCGCAGAGGAAGCTGTCCTTCTGGCAGATGAGGGTTCCGCCCAGGTCGTCCAGATGCAGGGGAAGGATGTTCCCCGGATAGGGGGCGGCGAAGGCGACCTTGGCCTTGCCCTGTCCGGTGTGGGTGAAGAGGGTCATGAAAAGGCTCTCCCCCGAGAGGACCCGCTTGCCCGCGCCCATAAGCTTGCCCATGAACCCGCCGCCCGAGGACGAGGCGGACCCGTCGCCGAAGATGCTCTCCATGGAGATGCGGGGATCCTTGTACATCATGCCCCCCGCCTCGGCGACGACGCTCTCGCCGGGATCGAGCTCGATCTCCACATACTGCATCTCCGTGCCGAAGACGCGGAAATCCACCTCGTCGGCCTTGCGCCGGGCAACGGAGGGAGGTGGGGGCGGTGCCGCAAAGGCGCTCCGCAGCTCGTCCACGGCACTCATGGGAAGCCACTCCGCATAGCCCTGCCGCCAGGCGAATCCCGACGGGTCCTTCGCCACCCGCTCCGCCGCCTGTTCCGTCGTGTAGGGGCCTTCCTGCTTGCCGCCGTAACTCAGAAACCATTCCGCCATCGTCGTTTTCGCTCCTTCTTCATCGATATCGATATCGACGTCCATCGTTCTTCATCGGCCTTCGCCGAAAGGGCGAAGGCCGCGAAAACCTCCAAAAAGCGACGGGGCACCACAAAACCCCGGGCGGAGGCGATGCGCAGAAACAAAAATTCCGAGTGCAGTATAGAATGACTCGGCGGCTCCGTCGAGCGGCTTCGACAGCTTCCCGCACTCAGGGGACATCCATTTCCCGCAGATGTCGTTGTCGTTGCTGTTTCCATGTCCCCGGCTGTTTTTCTCACCCCTTTTCCAACGCAACGCCCTTTCCGGAAAAACCACCGGAATGCACACGCACGGGTTCTTCCGCTTTCTGTTATGATTGTGCAGCAAAGAAGAATACCCGCTTTAAGAACTCCAGGGAAGGCAGCTTTCGGTTTTTGCGCAAAACAAGCGCGCAGGAAGGGGGCTTCCGTCATGTCCGTCCGAAATCCGTTCCCGTCCCCTCTCCCCCCCGACTCCGACAAAACCGGCGACGCCCGGAGCACCTCCACATCCGGCACGGCGGCGCGGCGACATCTCTTTCTGCGCACTTTCGCGCTCACCATGCTCCCCGTGGCGGTTCTCCTCGCCCTGCTCGCTTTCCTCATCTTCCGACAGGTCGTTCCCACCCTGAAAAAAAAGTCATCTGCAGCAGAAGCGCGAACTCTGCCGACGCCTCGTACAGGTGCAGATCTCGGACCTCCGTGCCCGGGCCGAAGACGTCCGCCGGGGGCTCCGGCAGCTCGAAGAAGTTCAGGACCGGGCGTTGAGCTTCCTGAGACGGCACCGCTTCGGCGACGAGGGAAAAGACTATTTCTGGGTCATGGACGCCCGCACCATGCGCCTTCTCATGCACCCCTACCGCCCCGACCTGGAGGGTGTGGACCCAAGCACCGCCCAGGGACCGGACGGCAACATGCTGCTCGACATCACGACCCGAATCTCCAGGGCTGTGGACAACCCCGGGAGAGCGGGGTACGTGGACTACAAATGGCACCTCAAGGACCAGCTCGACGTGGTGGCGCCCAAGATCTCCTACGTGGAACTCTTCGAGCCCTGGGGATGGGTGGTGGGCACAGGGGTGTATCTGGACGACGTGGCGGCGGATCTCGCCGCATGGCGGCAGCGCCTCACCGACATGGGTCTTCTTGCGCTGCTCGTCGCCTGCGCCATCGCCCTTCCCCTGAGCTACCGCTCCGCCGCGCTCCGGAGCCGCGAGAAGGAAGCCCAGACGACCATCCGCCGCACGGAGGAGCGCTTCCGCACGGTCTTTGCGACCAGCCCGATGGGCATCGCCGTGAACCGCATGAAGGGGGGCGCCTTCCTCGACGTGAACCCCGCCTTCGAGCGCCTCACGGGATTCTCCCGGGAAGAGCTGCTCGGACGCAACGCCCTGGAGGTGGGTATCTTCGGGGCCTCCCAGACGCAACAGCTGAAGAAGTTCTACGAGACCATCCGCAGGGAGGGCCAGATCCCCCGGTACACGGCGGTGGCCTACCGGAAGGACGGAGCGGAGCTGCACATCCTTCTCTCGGCATGTCTGATCGACGTGGACGGTGAAACATGCCTTCTCACCACATCCATGGACGTGACGGACGCGCACCGCCTGGGCGAGGCCAACGCGGAACTC
It encodes:
- a CDS encoding DHCW motif cupin fold protein, translated to MELRDIPFQTVDLESLPAEEHSGIGGNALWKVVKQGNVRVRIVVYPPGYLADHWCEKGHVVYVLEGSFTSELKDGRKYELTPGMCYLVADGAEPHRSSTEEGVKLLIVD
- a CDS encoding TIGR00266 family protein, giving the protein MAEWFLSYGGKQEGPYTTEQAAERVAKDPSGFAWRQGYAEWLPMSAVDELRSAFAAPPPPPSVARRKADEVDFRVFGTEMQYVEIELDPGESVVAEAGGMMYKDPRISMESIFGDGSASSSGGGFMGKLMGAGKRVLSGESLFMTLFTHTGQGKAKVAFAAPYPGNILPLHLDDLGGTLICQKDSFLCAAKGVAVGIYLQKKILTGLFGGEGFIMQRLDGDGMVFVHAGGTLMERELAPGEALDVDTGCVVAFAPSVQFNVRQAGNIKTALFGGEGLFFAHLQGPGKVWLQSLPFSRLASRMLLGSGGKDEGSVLPNIGGLFRGDGN
- a CDS encoding methylglyoxal synthase; its protein translation is MKHIGLIAHDECKSDLLKWVGKHLTALEPHHLFATGTTGGLLTETYPNLLVSRFRSGPLGGDQQMGSAIAEKTIDLLIFFIDPLGTHPHDVDIKALLRLAVLYDVPSAFNEATADFLVSSPHFQGPYEPHERDHGKYLARFAAKNRTSQ
- a CDS encoding EamA family transporter, giving the protein MSSGRTRQDSFSLKTWAALVTLYLCWGSIFLANRLALEGFPPFLANAVRFFVAGVILYAWLRFRGEPPMTSREWRQAFWVGILLFICGSGFTTVGQLTVSSAMTATVVSTVPLWAVLASSLLERTMPGRTELLGMAVGVAGVVFLHLDQGLRGNLTGSLFLLAAAATWGIGSSFNRVLPAFHRPLGSAVQMIVGGVQVFAVGMLLGERPVWPLPPAAILGALHLVTLGSIVGFSVYLYLLRTTRASVATSYAFTNPVIASFLGWWLLGETVTLHHLAAMGVILVGVALVLLGRKKTGTAGGGMPLGKCPEEAVVRH